One Peromyscus leucopus breed LL Stock chromosome 20, UCI_PerLeu_2.1, whole genome shotgun sequence genomic region harbors:
- the Mfsd5 gene encoding molybdate-anion transporter: MLVTAYLSFVGLLASCLGLELSRCRAKPPGRACSNPSFLQFQLDFYQVYFLALAADWLQAPYLYKLYQHYHFLEGQIAILYVCGLASTVLFGLVASSLVDWLGRKKSCVLFSLTYSLCCLTKLSQDYFVLLVGRALGGLSTALLFSAFEAWYVHEHVERHDFPAEWIPATFARAAFWNHVLAVAAGVAAEAVAGWMGLGPVAPFVVAIPLLALAGALALRNWGENYDRQRAFSKTCAGGLRCLLSDRRVLLLGVIQALFESVVFIFVFLWTPVLDPHGAPLGIVFSSFMAASLLGSSLYRIATSKRYHLQPMHLLSLAVLIVVFSLFMLTFSTSPGQENPVESFIAFLLIELACGLYFPSMSFLRRKVIPETEQAGVLRWFRVPLHLLACLGLLVLHDSDRKTGTRNMFSICSAVMVMALLAVVGLFTVVRHDAELRVPSPTGEPYAPEL, from the coding sequence ATGCTGGTGACGGCCTATTTGTCTTTTGTGGGCCTCCTGGCCTCCTGCTTGGGCCTGGAGCTGTCAAGATGCCGAGCCAAGCCCCCGGGAAGGGCTTGCAGCAACCCCTCCTTCCTTCAGTTTCAACTGGACTTCTATCAAGTCTACTTCCTGGCCCTGGCAGCGGACTGGCTTCAAGCCCCCTACCTGTATAAACTCTATCAGCATTACCATTTCTTGGAGGGTCAGATTGCTATCCTCTATGTGTGTGGCCTGGCCTCCACGGTCCTCTTTGGCCTGGTGGCCTCCTCCCTCGTGGACTGGCTGGGTCGTAAGAAGTCGTGCGTCCTTTTCTCCCTCACTTACTCCCTGTGCTGCCTGACCAAGCTGTCTCAGGACTACTTTGTGCTGCTGGTGGGCCGAGCGCTTGGCGGGCTGTCCACGGCTCTGCTCTTCTCAGCCTTCGAGGCCTGGTATGTCCACGAGCACGTGGAGCGGCATGACTTCCCTGCCGAGTGGATCCCAGCTACCTTTGCCCGAGCTGCCTTCTGGAACCACGTGCTGGCTGTGGCAGCCGGTGTGGCGGCGGAGGCCGTGGCCGGGTGGATGGGGCTGGGGCCTGTAGCACCCTTTGTAGTAGCCATCCCCCTTCTGGCTCTGGCCGGGGCCTTGGCCCTGCGCAACTGGGGAGAGAACTACGACCGCCAGCGCGCCTTCTCCAAGACGTGCGCCGGGGGCCTGCGCTGCCTCCTCTCCGACCGCCGCGTGTTGCTGCTGGGCGTCATACAGGCCCTGTTCGAGAGTGTCGTCTTCATCTTTGTCTTCCTCTGGACGCCTGTGCTGGACCCGCACGGGGCCCCACTGGGCATTGTGTTCTCCAGCTTCATGGCTGCCAGCCTGCTGGGTTCTTCCCTGTACCGCATCGCCACCTCCAAGAGGTACCACCTGCAGCCCATGCACCTGCTTTCCCTTGCTGTGCTCATCgtggtcttctctctcttcatgtTGACGTTCTCCACCAGCCCAGGCCAAGAAAATCCCGTGGAGTCCTTCATCGCTTTTCTGCTGATTGAGTTGGCCTGTGGGCTCTACTTCCCCAGCATGAGCTTCCTTCGAAGGAAGGTGATCCCCGAGACAGAGCAGGCCGGCGTCCTCCGCTGGTTCCGCGTGCCCCTGCACCTGCTGGCCTGTCTGGGGCTCCTTGTCCTCCATGACAGCGACCGCAAGACGGGCACGAGAAACATGTTCAGTATCTGTTCTGCCGTCATGGTGATGGCCCTGTTGG